The region GTTCAGGGCGTAGCGCCCAAGAGGGGATGTCACCACGCCGGCGGATCTTGTTTCGGCCACCAGGAAATCCTCGGTCAGGGAAGGCGCCAGCAGCCCCACGGCGTGAAATCCGCTCTTTGTGGGCTGCACATCAATCTTGCCTGCCAAACATGATGCCGCGCTGATCAGGGCATCATGACGCTCCTTGTAGAGTTGCCGCATCATCCGGATGTGAGTGGCGAACATGCCTTCATCCATGAAGTCGGCTGTGATTGCCTGGGTCGCTGTCGGGACGCCGCTTAGCCACGCCGAGCAAATATGGTTGAAGCTCTCGACAAGACCTCTGGGGGCCAGGACAAAGCCGAGGCGAAGGCTCGGAAACAGGGATTTGGAGAAGGTGCCGACATAGATAACCCGTTCCTGGGTGTCGATGCTCTTCAACGTCGGCGGTGGTTGCTCGCCATAATAAAACTCACCGTCGTAGTCATCCTCCACGATCATTGCGTCTGCGTCGTGGGCTGCCTGTAGCAAGGCAAGCCGGCGTTCCAGGCTCATCACGTGGCCCAACGGCTGCTGGTGTGAGGGGGTGACGAAAGCGAGCCTGAAATGGGGCGCTTTTTTCAAGCCATCTTCGACACAAAGGCCTTCTTTATCGACCTTGATCGGCACCAGGTTTGCGCCGGTTGAGATGAAAGCATTGCGGGCACCGATTGCGCCCGGATTTTCAAACCAGACCGGTTCGCCCGGATTGACCAAGAGTGAGCTGATCAGCGAGAAGCCCTGCTGAGCGCCGTTGACGATGAAGATTTGTTCCGGGTCGCATTTAATGCCTCTTGAGGCATTCAGCTGGCGCGCAATGGCTGCGCGAAGCGGCGGAAACCCGAAGGGCTCGCCATATCCCGTGACTTGATCGCGTTCGCGCCGCCAATGTCTGGCTGACAATCTTGCCCATTGAGCCATGGGAAAAGCATCGAGAGCGGGAAGGGCCGTCGTGAAGGCAAGGGATTTGTGCGGCAGTCTGGTGCGCGGTGCAAAATCCGGTGTCGCGTGTTTTGCTGCGTGTGAAAGACGCGGCTCGGCGATGGCGCGAATCTTACCTAGCGACGCGGATCCTGGTTTGTGCCGGACTTTCAGGGCGTCGCTGACAAATGTCCCTGCACCAACACGCGATTCCACCAGACCTTCAGAGATCAGACGGTCGACGGCGTCAATCACAGTGGTCCGGGAAACGCCGACCTCTTCGGCCAAGGTTCTGGTCGCGGGCAAACGCTCGCCCGGCATCAGTCCGCCCGCCAGCAGCAGCTCACGCAATGCCATATAGAGTTGTACGGAAATGCGCCTGCTGGAGGTTTTGTCGATCCGGATGGACGACAACAGGACGCCGGCATGATGCTTCATCGGACCCTCTTAATTGGTATGAAGGTTTGCGCAAAACGGACCTTAACTCAAGTCCAATAATGACTATTTTAGCGTCAAGCTGCCAAGCGATTGCGCAGGCGGTACAAAAATTACAAAGGTCTGATCGGTCCATGAAGATCCAATCCATCGAGACGTTCACAGATGAGTTCGTGTGCTTTGTTCGTGTGACGACAGACACTGGTGCGCAGGGCTGGGGGCAGGTCGCGCCCTATTGTGCCGACATCACCGCGGAGGTTGTTCACCGCCAGGTGGCGCCTTACGCCCTGGGGCGGGACGCCTACGACATTGCCCATCTGATGGACATTATTCCCGACAGGGAGCACAAGTTTCCAGGGGCCTATTTGCGCCGTGCGATGGGGGGGCTGGATACAGCGCTGTTTGATCTGCGTGGCAAGATCGAAAGCAAGCCTGTCTGTGAATTGCTCGGGGGAACGCCAGGAAAAGTACGGGCCTACGCGTCTTCCATGAAGCGCGACATCACGGCGAAAGACGAAGCGGACCGTCTAAAGAAAGAGCAGGATGATTTCGGCTTTACAGCCTTCAAATTTCGCATTGGCGCGGAATGTGGCCGCGATCAGGACGAATGGCCTGGGCGGACTGAAGAAATTGTCCCGACGATGCGCAAGGCTTTTTCAGACGACGTCGCTTTGCTGGTCGATGCAAACTCCTGCTACTCTCCCGCCAGAGCAATTGCGGTCGGCAGATTCCTGCAAGACAACGGCATTTCCCACTACGAGGAGCCTTGCCCTTATTGGCATTATGATCAGACCAAGCAGGTAACTGATGCGTTGGAGATCGATATCACCGGCGGCG is a window of Labrenzia sp. CE80 DNA encoding:
- a CDS encoding mandelate racemase/muconate lactonizing enzyme family protein, encoding MKIQSIETFTDEFVCFVRVTTDTGAQGWGQVAPYCADITAEVVHRQVAPYALGRDAYDIAHLMDIIPDREHKFPGAYLRRAMGGLDTALFDLRGKIESKPVCELLGGTPGKVRAYASSMKRDITAKDEADRLKKEQDDFGFTAFKFRIGAECGRDQDEWPGRTEEIVPTMRKAFSDDVALLVDANSCYSPARAIAVGRFLQDNGISHYEEPCPYWHYDQTKQVTDALEIDITGGEQDCSLVDWQRMIDDRVVDVIQPDICYLGGMVRTMKVAEMAHQAGLPCTPHAANLSMVTLFTMHLLRAIPNAGKYLEFSIEKEDYYPWQYGLFASSPFDIVDGNAVVTDTPGWGVDINPSWLEKSRYKISELEA
- a CDS encoding PLP-dependent aminotransferase family protein; this encodes MKHHAGVLLSSIRIDKTSSRRISVQLYMALRELLLAGGLMPGERLPATRTLAEEVGVSRTTVIDAVDRLISEGLVESRVGAGTFVSDALKVRHKPGSASLGKIRAIAEPRLSHAAKHATPDFAPRTRLPHKSLAFTTALPALDAFPMAQWARLSARHWRRERDQVTGYGEPFGFPPLRAAIARQLNASRGIKCDPEQIFIVNGAQQGFSLISSLLVNPGEPVWFENPGAIGARNAFISTGANLVPIKVDKEGLCVEDGLKKAPHFRLAFVTPSHQQPLGHVMSLERRLALLQAAHDADAMIVEDDYDGEFYYGEQPPPTLKSIDTQERVIYVGTFSKSLFPSLRLGFVLAPRGLVESFNHICSAWLSGVPTATQAITADFMDEGMFATHIRMMRQLYKERHDALISAASCLAGKIDVQPTKSGFHAVGLLAPSLTEDFLVAETRSAGVVTSPLGRYALNKLKQSGIVLGFGSSPPEEIKKGIEIIKSIVGQST